Proteins co-encoded in one Natronorubrum daqingense genomic window:
- a CDS encoding M48 family metalloprotease, with product MALSTDRELRIRMLLALGLVVCLPFAFVYTFLFLVNTVGIPLLEWVNEQPYHGEFYVDPLVLSVVVLGGLAVQYRYGPRTVVDSLGARPVDASAYPELHATVTRLSSQVDVAKPAISVIESDVPNAFAVAGGGETGRVVVTSALLESLSEDELEAVLAHELAHLKNRDANLMTVAWLLPTITYYLAIVAFYVLYGFYRLLGAGAGGRSSGSGDGRGIVAVIVVITVTAVATLLVSAMFWLASVLFYRILSRQREYAADEAAAAITGSPAALASALETIDETMTAVPDEDLRKLDGGTEALYLAPLEDRAFDSNDLLSTDIFPDTHPPTAVRIERLRELEGERS from the coding sequence ATGGCTCTCTCCACCGACCGCGAACTCCGTATTCGAATGCTCCTCGCACTCGGATTAGTCGTCTGTCTACCGTTCGCGTTCGTCTACACGTTTCTCTTCCTCGTGAACACCGTCGGAATCCCCTTACTCGAGTGGGTCAACGAACAACCGTACCACGGCGAGTTCTACGTCGATCCGCTCGTCCTGTCGGTCGTCGTCCTCGGCGGACTCGCCGTCCAGTATCGGTACGGGCCGCGAACGGTCGTCGACTCGCTCGGTGCTCGTCCCGTCGACGCGAGCGCGTATCCGGAGCTTCACGCGACGGTCACGCGACTCTCCTCGCAAGTCGACGTAGCGAAACCAGCCATCAGCGTCATCGAGAGCGACGTCCCCAACGCCTTCGCCGTCGCTGGTGGCGGCGAAACGGGCCGCGTCGTCGTGACGAGTGCCCTCCTCGAGTCGCTCTCTGAGGACGAACTCGAGGCCGTGTTGGCCCACGAACTCGCCCACCTCAAGAACCGAGACGCGAACCTGATGACCGTCGCGTGGCTGTTGCCGACGATCACCTACTACCTCGCAATCGTCGCGTTCTACGTCCTCTATGGCTTCTACCGGCTACTCGGAGCCGGAGCGGGAGGGCGCTCGAGCGGGAGCGGCGACGGGCGGGGTATCGTAGCCGTAATCGTCGTCATCACCGTCACAGCGGTCGCCACGTTGTTGGTCTCGGCGATGTTCTGGCTCGCGAGCGTGTTGTTCTACCGAATCCTCTCGCGCCAACGCGAGTACGCCGCGGACGAGGCCGCAGCCGCGATCACCGGCTCACCGGCAGCCCTCGCGAGCGCCCTCGAGACCATCGACGAGACGATGACGGCCGTGCCGGACGAGGACCTTCGAAAGCTCGACGGCGGCACCGAAGCGCTGTACCTCGCCCCGCTCGAGGATCGGGCCTTCGACTCGAACGACCTGCTCAGCACGGACATCTTCCCGGATACGCACCCGCCCACGGCGGTTCGAATCGAGCGACTGCGCGAACTCGAGGGTGAGCGGTCGTGA